GGGGCTCCCGATGAGCATCGCCGCCCAATTGCCCAAGCATGACGCCGACATCGTTGAGCGCATCAAGGCCCTCCATCCCTCCTCGCGAGACGACCTCTCGGAACGCTTCGCGATCTGGTTCGACGCGATCTTCGGAGCTTTGCAGCGTAAGGTCACCCGCAAGGCGATCCGCGAGACGCTCGCGGAGGGCGGCGTCAAGCTGACCTCCACCAAGCTCAACAATCTGCTGGACGACGAGGCCGCACGGCGCGGCATCGACCTCAGTGCGGTCCAGTCGCCCGCTCGCCGCGCAGCCGAGACCGAGACCCGTCCGCTCACGTCGCACCTTCAGGAGGCGTCGCGATGAGCACGTACCCGACCACCGCCTTTCCTCGAGCCGTCCGGGAAGCCATCGAGCAAGTTGTCCTGAACGTCCAGGCACCTGTCCCTCTTGTGGCGATGTCCTTCCTCGCCGCCATGTCGTCGGCAGCGCAGCACCGCATCAAGGTGCAGTTGCCTGTGGGCAGCCAGCCCAAACCGGTTTCGCTGTTTATCCTCGCCGTCGCCGAGTCGGGTGAGCGAAAAACTACGGTCGACAACCTGGTCTGCAAGCCCCTGTACGAGCTCGACGAGGCTGCGGAAACCGAGCACAAGACAGCTCTCGCGGCACACGCGCACCAACGCGCACTCTGGGACAATGTTCAGAGCGCGTTGATGCGACGCGTCGTGAGCGCGGTCTGCGATGGTGCGGCGCCCTCTGACGATGCGACGCGAAAACTCGAAGCGCACAGAGAAACCGAACCCGTGAGACCGCGTTTGCGCCGCCTCATCCGGCAAGATGCTTCGGAGAGAGCAATCCTCGACGCGCTCGAAGGCCAAGGCGAGTCCTTCTCGATCATGGGTGACGAAGGAGAAATCCTTTTGCGCAGCCCGCTGTTGCGAGCCAACGGTGTTCTCAACAAGATGTGGGACGGTGGCCCTGTCGTTCTCGATCGAGCCAACGGGGTGAGCTTCACCGCGCGCGACACTCGCGTAACGGTATCGCTGATGGTGCAGAACGCTGTGCTGCAGGCGTACCTGTCCAAGCGTGGCGGGATCGCACGCGGCTCTGGTTTCTGGGCTCGTTTCCTCGTGTCTGCTCCGCAATCGACGCAGGGCGTTCGCTTCTTGTACAACACGGCGCCTCCCGCATGGGAGAAGTTGGAAGCGTTTCACGCTCTGCTTCGGCAGACGCTGGCTTCCTCCGAGCGCGACGTCGATTCGGCCTCCGACAACCTTGTCTACGAGTTCGATG
This Variovorax terrae DNA region includes the following protein-coding sequences:
- a CDS encoding YfjI family protein, with product MSTYPTTAFPRAVREAIEQVVLNVQAPVPLVAMSFLAAMSSAAQHRIKVQLPVGSQPKPVSLFILAVAESGERKTTVDNLVCKPLYELDEAAETEHKTALAAHAHQRALWDNVQSALMRRVVSAVCDGAAPSDDATRKLEAHRETEPVRPRLRRLIRQDASERAILDALEGQGESFSIMGDEGEILLRSPLLRANGVLNKMWDGGPVVLDRANGVSFTARDTRVTVSLMVQNAVLQAYLSKRGGIARGSGFWARFLVSAPQSTQGVRFLYNTAPPAWEKLEAFHALLRQTLASSERDVDSASDNLVYEFDDDAKATWIEFVNRVEADIRPYHYLSDIHDFASKTGELVGRVAALLHCFGQQSGKISTDTVQRALSIVGFHVEEFKRIFSPQYEVPQVQADSQTLITYLHRTCWLRGVTWVPRNEVLRSGPVRDKGRLHTALDALAYERKIWTTLGPAKKRFLNLEPAFFNSLPVM